From the genome of Oncorhynchus clarkii lewisi isolate Uvic-CL-2024 chromosome 11, UVic_Ocla_1.0, whole genome shotgun sequence, one region includes:
- the LOC139420265 gene encoding N-alpha-acetyltransferase 50 isoform X2, translating to MKGRIELGDVTPHNIKQLKRLNQVIFPVSYNDKFYKDVLEVGELAKLAYFNDIAVGAVCCRVDHSQNQKRLYIMTLGCLAPYRRLGIGTKMLNHVLNICEKDGTFDNIYLHVQISNESAIDFYQKFGFEIIETKKNYYKRIEPADAHVLQKSLRSPCAPPGGELQKAE from the exons ATGAAAGG CCGGATCGAGCTGGGGGACGTTACGCCCCACAACATTAAACAGTTGAAACGCCTCAACCAGGTCATCTTCCCAGTCAGCTACAATGACAAGTTCTACAAGGACGTGCTCGAAGTGGGAGAGCTCGCCAAGCTAG CGTACTTCAATGACATTGCAGTGGGGGCAGTGTGCTGCAGAGTGGACCACTCTCAGAACCAGAAGAGACTGTACATCATGACACTGGGCTGCCTAGCGCCCTACCGCAGATTAGGCATAG GAACGAAGATGCTGAACCATGTGTTAAACATCTGTGAGAAGGATGGCACTTTTGACAACATTTACCT TCATGTGCAGATCAGCAACGAGTCTGCAATCGACTTCTACCAGAAGTTTGGCTTTGAGATCATTGAGACGAAAAAGAACTACTACAAGAGGATAGAACCGGCAGATGCCCACGTGCTTCAAAAGAGCCTGCGCAGCCCTTGTGCGCCCCCTGGGGGAGAGTTGCAGAAGGCAGAGTAG
- the LOC139420265 gene encoding N-alpha-acetyltransferase 50 isoform X1, producing MKGSRIELGDVTPHNIKQLKRLNQVIFPVSYNDKFYKDVLEVGELAKLAYFNDIAVGAVCCRVDHSQNQKRLYIMTLGCLAPYRRLGIGTKMLNHVLNICEKDGTFDNIYLHVQISNESAIDFYQKFGFEIIETKKNYYKRIEPADAHVLQKSLRSPCAPPGGELQKAE from the exons ATGAAAGG TAGCCGGATCGAGCTGGGGGACGTTACGCCCCACAACATTAAACAGTTGAAACGCCTCAACCAGGTCATCTTCCCAGTCAGCTACAATGACAAGTTCTACAAGGACGTGCTCGAAGTGGGAGAGCTCGCCAAGCTAG CGTACTTCAATGACATTGCAGTGGGGGCAGTGTGCTGCAGAGTGGACCACTCTCAGAACCAGAAGAGACTGTACATCATGACACTGGGCTGCCTAGCGCCCTACCGCAGATTAGGCATAG GAACGAAGATGCTGAACCATGTGTTAAACATCTGTGAGAAGGATGGCACTTTTGACAACATTTACCT TCATGTGCAGATCAGCAACGAGTCTGCAATCGACTTCTACCAGAAGTTTGGCTTTGAGATCATTGAGACGAAAAAGAACTACTACAAGAGGATAGAACCGGCAGATGCCCACGTGCTTCAAAAGAGCCTGCGCAGCCCTTGTGCGCCCCCTGGGGGAGAGTTGCAGAAGGCAGAGTAG